The Castanea sativa cultivar Marrone di Chiusa Pesio chromosome 11, ASM4071231v1 genome contains a region encoding:
- the LOC142617365 gene encoding uncharacterized protein LOC142617365 — MRIRKNAKLSPLWFSHASAPESLQAHVCQLNQSPWDVLPLTHQFEGDDSLTGNASLGDSIGAVESVASMMDAVAAKAEDMVLAVNDNDVVEKKGKVFDQKARENEFGGHGFEKVVVDKRSSSCCQKTDGKGWQCRNEAKEGQSLCEHHLNLLRSYNTSNSNSSISFRKSSAAAAAAAAAAAGARRARARAAKKGSSSASNPYEFYYYSGFGPLWGRKRGDRSGGGGGEDGTKSTHQEATAKVAVAVAVAGENVNNNNNNNSNNSVSVATPSSTPSSSSQFDNEEFDYVDDDDEDDGGDSGKKRMRKPVKARSLKSLM; from the exons atgagGATCCGCAAGAACGCGAAGCTCTCACCCCTCTGGTTCTCACACGCTTCAGCTCCCGAGTCTCTACAGGCACACGTGTGCCAGCTCAACCAGTCTCCATGGGATGTGCTTCCTTTAACCCACCAG TTCGAAGGAGATGATAGCCTCACTGGAAATGCGAGCCTCGGCGATTCTATTGGAGCTGTTGAGAG TGTTGCGTCGATGATGGACGCGGTGGCAGCGAAAGCCGAAGATATGGTTTTAGCTGTAAACGATAACGATGTTGTCGAGAAAAAAGGCAAAGTGTTCGACCAAAAGGCGAGAGAGAATGAATTCGGTGGCCATGGGTTTGAGAAAGTAGTAGTAGACAAGAGAAGCTCATCGTGCTGCCAAAAGACCGATGGGAAGGGTTGGCAATGTAGGAATGAAGCCAAAGAAGGCCAATCTTTGTGTGAACACCACTTGAATCTTCTTAGGTCTTACAATACTAGCAATTCTAACAGTAGTATTAGTTTCCGGAAATCCTCCGCCGCTGCGGCTGCTGCTGCTGCCGCTGCTGCTGGGGCTCGCCGCGCTAGAGCCCGCGCCGCAAAGAAGGGTTCCTCCTCGGCCTCCAACCCTTATGAATTCTATTATTATTCCGGATTCGGCCCGCTATGGGGACGGAAAAGAGGCGATAGAAGTGGCGGAGGCGGAGGCGAAGATGGGACCAAAAGCACTCATCAAGAAGCTACTGCCAaagttgctgttgctgttgctgttgctggtGAGAATgtgaataataataacaataataatagcAACAATAGTGTTAGTGTTGCTACTCCAAGCTCTACTCCTTCCTCCTCTTCGCAATTTGATAATGAGGAATTCGATTATGTGGACGACGACGACGAGGACGATGGCGGGGATAGCGGCAAGAAGAGGATGAGGAAGCCTGTGAAAGCTCGATCGTTGAAGTCCTTAATGTAG